In Fusarium fujikuroi IMI 58289 draft genome, chromosome FFUJ_chr08, one genomic interval encodes:
- a CDS encoding related to Integral membrane protein, which produces MDDDTKGASFIAQGLKSDNISTDGEIILTPDHEAPSSPNNPPADSTILDTPMMGATTPRGSMHSRNPSFSGSSSNHEDWDGLPPLDRLSVLDLLDNFALPQQLEKLQKGISAQTDKVRRSREAIKTKTQSARDRMVEEWRRRVPEADEQLDRYRKQMQRRVDKLGKRWNDTKVISAREKVSFIFGVMNIFVSGYLIGACPEYFHLWYTVQLLYFMPIRFFTYHRRGYHYFLADLCYFTNLLLALSIWIFPGSKRLFTASYCLAFGNNAVAIIMWRNSLVFHSFDKVTSLFIHIMPCATLHCIVHLFSPDEQKERFPAIWTIKNSPPGSPTAYANVVSMLAWSSLPYIFWQVLYYIFITVRRRDKIAAGRPTSFTWLKKSYAKTWLGKFVLRQPEHMQEATFMMIQYSYALLTMLPCPLWFLSRWASAGFLMVVFTWSIYNGATYYIDVFGVRFQKELEAMKAEVAQWQNSPEYMPLSPQLHPRPDASSVPRQTQQGAAPSASTGQIPSMNEVNREKDLMEGTSLSKDDVNRPVSVDKIPLLDETRSSSATGVAGDSGNTTRGRRPR; this is translated from the coding sequence ATGGATGACGATACAAAGGGAGCCTCATTTATCGCCCAAGGCCTCAAATCCGACAATATCTCAACCGATGGCGAGATCATCCTCACGCCTGATCATGAAGCCCCTTCGTCCCCGAACAATCCACCTGCCGACTCCACCATTCTTGACACTCCAATGATGGGTGCTACGACTCCCAGAGGCTCGATGCACTCGAGAAACCCGTCCTTTTCTGGTAGCAGTTCCAACCACGAAGACTGGGATGGCCTTCCACCTCTAGATCGCCTATCTGtgcttgaccttctcgacaACTTTGCTCTTCCCCAGCAGCTCGAGAAGCTACAGAAGGGCATCTCAGCGCAAACGGACAAGGTCAGGCGTTCCAGGGAGGcaatcaagaccaagacacaATCTGCTCGGGATCGCATGGTTGAGGAGTGGAGACGCCGGGTCCCCGAGGCTGATGAACAGCTCGATCGATACCGCAAACAGATGCAACGCCGTGTTGATAAGCTCGGGAAACGATGGAATGATACAAAAGTTATCAGTGCCAGAGAAAAGGTGTCCTTTATCTTCGGTGTTATGAACATCTTCGTCAGCGGATACCTCATTGGCGCATGCCCAGAATACTTTCATTTGTGGTACACCGTACAACTCTTATATTTCATGCCGATTCGATTCTTCACATATCATCGACGTGGCTACCACTACTTCCTCGCAGACCTCTGCTACTTCACCAATCTGCTACTGGCTCTCTCGATATGGATATTTCCCGGGTCGAAGCGTCTCTTTACCGCCTCATACTGCCTGGCTTTTGGTAACAACGCagtcgccatcatcatgtgGCGCAATTCACTGGTCTTCCACAGTTTCGACAAAGTTACGTCGCTGTTCATCCACATCATGCCATGTGCGACTTTGCATTGCATCGTTCACCTGTTCTCGCCTGATGAGCAGAAAGAACGGTTCCCTGCAATTTGGACCATCAAGAATTCCCCTCCAGGCTCCCCAACCGCATATGCCAATGTAGTCTCAATGCTTGCTTGGAGTTCCCTGCCCTATATCTTCTGGCAGGTTTTGTactacatcttcatcaccgTGCGCCGAAGAGACAAAATTGCGGCTGGTCGGCCAACCTCGTTCACTTGGCTCAAGAAATCATATGCCAAAACCTGGCTGGGAAAGTTTGTACTTCGACAACCAGAGCACATGCAAGAAGCAACCTTCATGATGATTCAGTATTCATATGCTCTTCTGACTATGCTCCCTTGCCCCTTATGGTTCCTGAGCCGCTGGGCTTCTGCAGGCTTCCTTATGGTGGTCTTTACTTGGAGTATCTATAATGGCGCCACATATTATATCGATGTATTTGGGGTGCGCTTCCAGAAAGAATTAGAGGCTATGAAGGCCGAGGTCGCTCAATGGCAAAATTCTCCCGAATACATGCCACTATCGCCTCAGCTACATCCCCGACCAGATGCGTCCTCTGTCCCTCGCCAAACTCAACAGGGAGCGGCTCCCTCAGCATCTACTGGCCAGATTCCGTCCATGAATGAGGTTAATCGAGAGAAAGACTTGATGGAGGGAACATCTCTGTCTAAAGATGATGTGAACCGGCCTGTTAGTGTGGACAAAATCCCTCTTCTAGATGAAACACGAAGCTCTTCTGCTACTGGAGTTGCTGGGGATTCAGGTAACACAACACGTGGTAGACGACCGCGTTGA
- a CDS encoding probable FZR protein (fizzy-related protein), with protein MAALPEAAGMAALNHQSAKRAIDESKSHTATPRSSTPPRSDRARLEPRHSHDNAPNRALRSNARKSEGARASPFDIDAVDSALLREFQRPQRESTPGASPHRKRQRINGDRFIPTRSGQDLQASFSLLHEDGSPATPSKQKKRTPHGELHFQKTEEANRTFSHLLRAELFESSVPQAATPTLTPTQTLPTSSHIPTNDGTRAHTPPANATAPSLPSSLTPSTPHKNLFSYMSPRHHNQVAGHPTPSKTPQSRHGPNLDTRSEIYSLSPVRFGSQQMLLSPRRQPRAVSKVPYKVLDAPELADDFYLNLVDWGSANILGVGLGSSVYMWNAQTSKVNKLCTLDDDTVTSVSWIQKGTHLAIGTGKGLVQIWDAEKARRLRTMTGHTARVGSLAWNTHILTSGSRDRLIYHRDVRAPDQWLRKLVGHKQEVCGLKWNCEDGQLASGGNDNKLMVWDKLSETPLWKFSDHTAAVKAISWSPHQRGLLASGGGTADRRIIFHDTVKGSVINEIDTGSQVCNIAWSKNSNEIVSTHGYSQNQIVVWKYPSMTQVASLTGHTYRVLYLAMSPDGRTIVTGAGDETLRFWSTFGRRPGTREDGDNGGRLADLAVIR; from the exons ATGGCGGCGCTCCCAGAAGCCGCGGGCATGGCTGCCTTGAATCATCAATCGGCAAAGCGAGCTATCGACGAATCCAAGAGCCATACCGCCACTCCTCGCTCATCTACACCTCCTCGCTCAGATCGCGCCCGTTTAGAACCCCGACATAGCCACGATAACGCACCAAACCGTGCTCTCCGCAGCAATGCAAGGAAAAGCGAAGGTGCCCGCGCGAGCCCCTTCGACATCGATGCCGTCGATAGTGCGCTGCTCCGAGAGTTTCAACGTCCGCAACGTGAGAGCACCCCAGGTGCCAGCCCTCATCGTAAGCGGCAGCGAATAAATGGCGATCG ATTCATTCCGACCCGCTCTGGCCAGGACCTGCAAGCAAGCTTTAGTCTATTGCACGAGGATGGATCTCCTGCCACACCatcaaaacaaaagaaacGTACACCGCATGGCGAGCTCCATTTTCAGAAAA CGGAGGAAGCAAACAGGACCTTCTCCCACCTGCTACGTGCTGAGCTCTTCGAGAGCTCTGTACCTCAAGCAGCTACCCCAACCCTCACCCCAACCCAAACCCTTCCTACAAGCTCTCATATTCCCACGAATGATGGTACGCGGGCTCACACTCCTCCCGCAAACGCGACAGCTCCATCACTGCCATCATCATTAACCCCTTCTACTCCTCACAAAAATCTCTTCTCGTACATGTCGCCTCGACACCACAATCAGGTCGCGGGGCATCCGACTCCCTCAAAGACACCGCAAAGCCGGCATGGCCCCAACCTCGATACTCGGAGTGAGATTTACAGTTTGTCGCCAGTGCGGTTTGGAAGTCAACAAATGCTACTGAGTCCCAGACGTCAACCCAGGGCTGTCAGTAAGGTCCCTTACAAGGTTCTCGATGCTCCCGAACTAGCCGATGACTTTTACCTTAACTTGGTCGACTGGGGAAGTGCCAACATTCTCGGAGTTGGCCTGGGCTCAAGCGTGTACATGTGGAATGCGCAGACTAGCAAAGTCAACAAGCTTTGCACACTCGATGATGACACTGTCACAAGCGTTTCGTGGATCCAAAAAGGCACGCACCTTGCTATAGGAACGGGCAAAGGCCTTGTACAAATCTGGGACGCGGAAAAGGCTCGCAGGCTACGAACAATGACCGGACACACAGCAAGAGTAGGTTCTCTCGCCTGGAACACGCACATTCTCACATCTGGATCACGCGATCGATTGATCTATCATCGGGATGTACGGGCCCCGGATCAGTGGCTGAGGAAACTGGTCGGCCATAAACAGGAGGTCTGTGGACTCAAATGGAATTGCGAAGACGGTCAACTAGCGAGTGGTGGCAATGACAACAAGCTCATGGTCTGGGATAAGCTCTCGGAGACACCGCTTTGGAAGTTCTCAGATCACACTGCAGCCGTCAAAGCAATATCGTGGTCGCCTCATCAGCGTGGCCTTCTGGCTTCTGGAGGTGGCACTGCAGACCGTCGCATAATATTTCACGACACCGTCAAGGGCTCAGTCATCAACGAGATCGATACAGGCAGCCAGGTTTGCAATATTGCTTGGTCGAAAAACTCGAATGAAATCGTATCCACGCATGGATACAGCCAAAATCAGATTGTTGTCTGGAAGTATCCTTCCATGACCCAGGTGGCCAGCCTCACAGGCCACACCTATCGTGTGCTTTACTTGGCTATGAGCCCAGACGGCCGAACAATCGTGACTGGCGCTGGAGATGAGACCTTGAGATTCTGGTCCACCTTCGGCCGCAGACCTGGGACCCGAGAAGACGGAGATAATGGAGGTCGGCTTGCCGACTTGGCCGTTATTCGCTGA
- a CDS encoding related to N-acetyltransferase, whose product MATFRRFRPDDVNKFSKCNLDPFTETYELNFYLQYHAKWPSLFQVCEDMDGNIVGYIMGKVESSPDAYKFSEHYLPWHAHITALTVAPEARRSGIAKILTDQLEVAADAENAWFVDLFVRSSNHRAIALYRNLGYSVFRVVKDYYGDHATDPSRASEDAFDMRKPMKRDKDRQHIRDDGETHMVDPEDVW is encoded by the exons ATGGCGACGTTTCGGCGATTTCGACCTGATGATGTGAACAAGTTTTCCAAGTGTAATCTCGACCCTTTCACGGAAACTTACGAGCTAAACTTCTACCTCCAATACCATGCAAAATGGCCATCTCTCTTTCAAGTTTGTGAGGATATGGATGGAAACATTGTTGGATATA TCATGGGCAAGGTCGAGTCTTCTCCAGACGCCTACAAATTCTCCGAGCATTACCTACCATGGCACGCTCACATAACGGCACTCACCGTTGCCCCGGAAGCTAGAAGATCTGGCATTGCAAAGATCTTGACTGATCAGCTGGAAGTTGCAGCTGATGCTGAGAACGCCTGGTTCGTGGACTTGTTCGTTCGAAGCAGCAACCACAGGGCCATTGCCCTTTACAGGAATCTGGGTTACAGCGTCTTCCGCGTGGTGAAGGACTACTACGGTGACCACGCAACGGACCCTTCCAGGGCGAGCGAGGACGCATTCGACATGCGCAAGCCCATGAAGCGAGACAAGGATCGTCAGCACAttcgagatgatggagaaactCATATGGTTGATCCCGAGGATGTTTGGTAA
- a CDS encoding related to D-arabinitol 2-dehydrogenase encodes MSLKGKVYALTGGASGIGFATAKVLAKRGATVSIADIDPDAMSTATAYFDEQGTEVLVSRVDVSQRPQVEDWLDATVEKYGRLDGAANVAGIIGKHHGLRAVAELEDEEWHKIIAVNLTGTMYCLRAQLNRVVDGGSIVNVASIHGIKGSKHGIVGLTRAAAKENGHREVRVNAVAPGAIYTPLMKKAWDMHNRPEDAAFDEPTAFQRQGTSEECANVIAFLLGPESTFVSGSVYEVDGAWI; translated from the exons ATGTCACTCAAAGGAAAAGTTTACGCGCTGACTGGTGGTGCAAGCGGAATCGGCTTCGCAACAGCCAAAGTTCTTGCAAAACGCGGGGCGACTGTGAGCATCGCCGATATTGACCCCGATGCCATGTCAACCGCTACAGCATACTTTGACGAGCAGGGCACCGAGGTGCTAGTTTCTCGTGTCGACGTCTCACAACGGCCCCAAGTTGAAGACTGGCTAGACGCTACTGTTGAGAAATACGGGAGACTCGATGGGGCAGCTAACGTGGCTGGTATCATTGGGAAGCACCACGGTCTTCGTGCCGTAGCGGAACTCGAGGACGAAGAGTGGCATAAGATCATTGCTGTGAACTTGACCGGAACAATGTATTGTCTACGGGCACAGCTTAACAGGGTAGTAGACGGAGGCTCCATCGTCAACGTTGCTTCTATCCATGGCATCAAGGGCAG CAAACATGGAATAGTTGGGTTGACAAGAGCGGCAGCAAAGGAGAATGGCCACCGAGAAGTGCGAGTCAACGCTGTTGCTCCTGGAGCCATATATACCccattgatgaagaaggcatGGGATATGCACAACCGACCAGAAGACGCCGCTTTCGACGAGCCAACTGCCTTCCAGCGCCAAGGTACGTCAGAGGAGTGTGCCAATGTGATAGCTTTCCTCCTCGGCCCTGAGAGTACCTTTGTGAGTGGAAGCGTTTATGAAGTGGATGGAGCCTGGATATGA
- a CDS encoding related to TATA-binding protein associated factor 2N, whose translation MATTAMDYEAANGDRYEDEAPRYERDNRSASPRPRDDNEGSRRRSASPGGHGDSNMKDVSASRDDDDGAINPGSNLFVTGIHPKLSEAEVSKMFEKYGDVEKCQIMRDPHTKESRGFGFVKMVTSEQAEAAKEGLQGEQIEGRTLSIEKARRARPRTPTPGKYFGPPKREPRPGRYDDRRRGGYGGGGGGYGRDDPYRYRGYDRNYERRYDDRGGGYGGGSSGGGGGGGRDYDRSYRDERRYEDRGGYGGRDYDRGYERRDRDEGYGRDRYGGGGGGGGREERDRYGPRGGPGGSGYERGGDRYERGGDRDAARTRDPAASAGGAGYGESASRSETRDAYGGAPDRNIQ comes from the exons ATGGCTACTACCGCGATGGATTACGAGGCTGCCAATGGCGACCGGTATGAAG ACGAGGCTCCTCGATATGAGCGCGACAACCGAAGTGCCTCGCCTCGCCCTCGTGACGACAACGAAGGCAGCCGCCGTCGCTCTGCCTCACCCGGCGGCCATGGTGACAG CAACATGAAGGACGTGTCTGCTTCCCgggacgacgatgatggtgctATCAACCCTGGATCCAACCTCTTTGTTACAGGTATCCACCCCAAGCTTTCCGAAGCTGAGGTGTCcaagatgtttgagaagtATGGCGACGTTGAGAAGTGCCAAATTATGCGTGACCCTCACACCAAAGAGTCCCGCGGATTTGGCTTTGTCAAGATGGTTACATCTGAGCAAGCCGAAGCTGCCAAAGAGGGTCTTCAGGGCGAACAGATCGAGGGGCGCACTTTGAGCATCGAGAAGGCCCGCCGAGCCCGCCCCCGTACCCCGACTCCTGGCAAGTACTTTGGCCCACCCAAGCGAG AGCCTCGTCCTGGACGTTACGATGATCGTCGACGTGGTGGTtacggcggcggcggcggtggtTACGGCCGTGATGACCCTTACCGCTACCGTGGTTACGACCGCAACTACGAGCGACGCTATGATGATCGTGGAGGTGGTTACGGTGGTGGCAGCAGCggcggtggaggaggcggtggtcGGGACTACGACCGCAGCTACCGTGATGAGCGCCGTTACGAGGATCGAGGCGGCTATGGTGGCCGCGACTATGATCGAGGCTATGAACGCCGTGACCGTGACGAGGGCTACGGCCGTGATCGCTACggaggaggcggcggcggcggcggtcgTGAAGAACGAGACCGCTATGGCCCTCGGGGAGGCCCTGGAGGTTCTGGCTATGAACGTGGTGGTGACCGATACGAACGCGGAGGTGACCGAGATGCTGCTCGAACTCGCGACCCGGCTGCCAGCGCTGGAGGAGCTGGTTATGGCGAATCTGCCTCTCGATCCGAGACACGCGATGCGTATGGAG GCGCTCCCGACCGTAACATTCAGTAA